From Primulina huaijiensis isolate GDHJ02 chromosome 15, ASM1229523v2, whole genome shotgun sequence, one genomic window encodes:
- the LOC140959688 gene encoding G-type lectin S-receptor-like serine/threonine-protein kinase At1g11300 isoform X1, which yields MGFILQVLFLLISSCFFLKVSSAVDAISANQSIRDPDNLVSNGQKFKLGFFTPVNSTYRYVGIMYNIPVMTVIWVANRENPLNDAKGTLLISGDGNLVILDGQKQILWSSNVSNLILNSSAQLLDTGNLVLQDNSKGTIVWESFLDASDSFIENLEIYTDLTTNKKNVVTSWRSPSDPAPGRFTFTIEPLEIPQCFVWLDSSPYWRSGPWDGQVFIGIPEMKSFHRRGIKVVNGNPGTAYMAFTSYNSSLLYYELNASGNLEEKMRDDQTGDWKVSWSSIRTECNVYGKCGPFGSCNALKRPICSCMPGFEPKNNKEWSAGNWTSGCSRRALLECGKNSAVGEMGGKDGFLRLETVKVPDHLRWIPTLDPDCRMRCLNNCSCLAYAYHAGIGCMLWTESLIDVQKFPTGGADLYIRLADSELAFRSAIDELKKVLDHKAIAVATVIPVLIIVPLCAYFLWKCRAGSKQNTIRGSERYPAISWYSKDTRLKDNVHGVKLEEFQLLDFETLSNATYSFNISNKLGQGGFGPVYKGILANGQEIAVKRLSRSSSQGVEELINEVEVISKLQHRNLVRLLGCCVEGEENMLVYEYMPNGSLDAYLFESHKQGFLDWRQRVIIIEGICRGLLYLHRDSRLRIIHRDLKASNILLDEDLNPKISDFGIARIFGGKEDQANTARVVGTYGYMAPEYAVHGRFSEKSDVFSFGVLLLEIISGSRNACFENDEQSPSLIGYAWKLWNEEKIVNLMDPLIHDSRMEKEILRYANVGLLCVEEIAKDRPNISTVLSMLSKEIVDLPHPMQPAFTLNLRYPEAYKPSIKCSSNDVTLTIIEGR from the exons ATGGGCTTCATACTTCAAGTACTCTTCTTGTTGATATCTTCTTGTTTCTTCTTGAAAGTTAGTTCTGCCGTTGATGCCATAAGCGCCAACCAATCCATTCGAGACCCTGACAATTTGGTTTCGAATGGGCAGAAATTCAAATTGGGTTTCTTCACCCCAGTTAATAGCACTTACCGATATGTTGGTATAATGTACAATATACCTGTGATGACTGTGATATGGGTGGCTAATAGAGAGAATCCTCTGAATGATGCAAAGGGAACGTTGCTTATTTCAGGAGATGGAAATCTTGTGATCTTGGACGGGCAAAAGCAGATACTATGGTCATCAAATGTTTCGAATTTGATCCTGAATTCAAGTGCTCAGCTCTTGGATACAGGGAACCTGGTTTTACAAGATAACTCAAAAGGAACAATTGTTTGGGAAAGTTTCCTAGATGCTTCCGATTCATTTATTGAGAATCTGGAAATTTATACTGATTTAACTACAAATAAGAAAAACGTAGTGACCTCATGGAGAAGCCCTTCTGATCCAGCGCCTGGCCGATTCACCTTTACAATTGAACCTCTTGAGATTCCTCAATGTTTCGTGTGGCTAGACAGCTCTCCTTATTGGCGAAGCGGTCCCTGGGACGGTCAAGTTTTCATCGGGATACCGGAGATGAAATCTTTTCATCGGCGTGGAATCAAAGTTGTAAATGGTAATCCTGGAACTGCATATATGGCCTTCACGTCTTATAATTCATCTCTACTGTATTATGAATTGAATGCATCTGGGAATTTAGAGGAGAAGATGAGGGATGATCAAACAGGAGATTGGAAAGTATCATGGTCCTCGATTCGGACTGAGTGTAATGTATATGGTAAATGTGGGCCATTTGGAAGCTGTAATGCTCTGAAGAGACCGATATGCTCATGTATGCCTGGATTTGAACCAAAAAACAACAAGGAATGGAGTGCAGGAAATTGGACAAGTGGTTGCTCGAGAAGGGCTCTGCTCGAGTGTGGGAAGAACTCTGCTGTGGGTGAAATGGGGGGGAAAGATGGGTTTTTGAGACTGGAAACAGTGAAAGTTCCTGATCATTTGAGGTGGATTCCTACTTTAGATCCAGATTGTAGGATGCGATGCTTGAATAATTGTTCTTGTTTAGCTTATGCATATCATGCAGGCATTGGGTGTATGCTGTGGACTGAAAGCTTAATCGACGTGCAGAAGTTTCCTACTGGTGGCGCAGACTTGTATATTAGATTGGCAGATTCAGAATTAG CTTTTAGATCAGCAATAGATGAACTCAAAAAAGTTCTTGACCACAAAGCAATTGCTGTAGCTACAGTAATTCCAGTTTTGATAATTGTTCCCTTATGTGCATACTTTCTGTGGAAGTGTAGAG CTGGAAGCAAGCAAAACACTATCCGAGGTTCGGAAAGGTATCCAGCCATCTCCTGGTATTCAAAAGATACCAGGCTCAAAGATAATGTGCACGGAGTTAAACTGGAGGAGTTTCAATTGCTTGACTTTGAGACGCTCTCAAATGCAACATACAGCTTTAATATAAGCAATAAATTAGGACAGGGAGGCTTTGGTCCAGTGTACAAG GGGATTTTAGCAAATGGACAAGAAATAGCAGTTAAAAGGCTTTCAAGATCCTCCAGTCAAGGAGTGGAGGAGTTGATAAATGAGGTTGAGGTGATCTCTAAGCTTCAGCATCGGAATCTTGTAAGACTGCTTGGTTGCTGTGTGGAGGGTGAAGAAAATATGCTTGTTTATGAATACATGCCCAATGGGAGCTTGGATGCGTATCTCTTTG AATCACATAAACAAGGGTTTCTTGATTGGCGACAACGAGTGATCATTATTGAGGGAATTTGTCGAGGTCTTCTTTATCTTCATCGAGACTCAAGGTTAAGAATAATTCATAGAGATCTAAAAGCTAGTAACATCTTACTGGATGAAGATTTGAATCCGAAAATATCTGATTTCGGAATAGCAAGAATTTTCGGAGGAAAAGAAGATCAAGCCAATACAGCAAGAGTTGTTGGAACATA TGGCTATATGGCCCCAGAATATGCAGTACATGGAAGATTCTCAGAAAAATCCGACGTCTTTAGCTTTGGAGTCCTGTTGCTAGAGATTATAAGTGGAAGCAGAAATGCTTGCTTCGAGAATGATGAGCAATCCCCGAGTCTCATAGGATAT GCGTGGAAATTGTGGAATGAAGAAAAGATTGTCAATTTGATGGACCCTTTAATACATGATTCACGAATGGAAAAGGAGATATTGAGATATGCAAATGTAGGACTATTGTGTGTTGAAGAGATTGCTAAAGATAGGCCAAATATTTCTACTGTTTTATCGATGCTTAGTAAGGAGATAGTAGACCTTCCTCATCCAATGCAACCTGCATTTactttgaatctaaggtatccaGAAGCTTATAAGCCTTCAATCAAATGTTCTTCAAATGATGTCACCTTGACTATAATCGAAGGCCGGTAG
- the LOC140959689 gene encoding G-type lectin S-receptor-like serine/threonine-protein kinase At1g11300 isoform X2: protein MGFELEAVFFLLISSCFFFKFSSAIDTISANQSIRDPETLVSSGQKFKLGFFSPVNSSYRYVGILYNIPVMTVIWVANRENPLYDANGTLLISEDGNLVISDGKKQIIWSSNVSNSILNSSAQLLDTGNLVLLDNSNGKIVWESFLHASNSFIANMKIFTDLTTQKKNILTSWRSPSDPAPGRFTLTIEPLEIPQCFVWQDSFTYWRGGPWDGQVFIGIYGNASFNQRGLKVEDANPRAPYETFASLDSSILYYELDATGNLSEKIWDNKTRAWMVTWASILTECDVYAKCGPFGSCNAREAPICSCLPGFEPKNGREWNAGNWTSGCLRRAPLECGKNSSVGEMGKIDGFLRLESMKVPDRLNWVPSFEPECRSRCLNNCSCLAYAYRAGIGCMLWAESLIDVQKFPSGGTDLYIRLADSELGNNNKKDHKAIIAAVVVIVSIIVPFCAYFLWKYRGRKKKANHGAERDPPDPWFLKETRLKDNVHGVKLEELPLFKFTTLANATDSFDINNKLGQGGFGPVYKGMLANGQEIAVKRLARSSCQGVKELMNEVMVISKLQHRNLVRLLGCCVECEENMLVYEYMPNGSLDAYLFDSHKQGFLDWRKRVIIIEGICRGLLYLHRDSRLKIIHRDLKASNILLDEELNPKISDFGMARIFGEKEDQASTTRVVGTYGYMAPEYAVRGRLSEKSDVFSFGVLLLEIISGRRNASFENDEQSPSLIGYAWKLWNEEKIVNLVDPLVNDSSLMEKEIARYANVGLLCVEETAKDRPNISTILSMLSNEIAELPHPRQPAFTLSQETEQTSIKCSSNDITLTMIQGR, encoded by the exons ATGGGTTTCGAGCTTGAAGCAGTGTTCTTCTTGTTAATATCTTCTtgtttctttttcaaatttagTTCTGCAATTGATACCATAAGTGCCAACCAATCCATTCGAGACCCTGAAACTTTGGTTTCAAGTGGGCAGAAATTCAAGTTGGGATTTTTCAGCCCAGTGAACAGTAGTTATCGATATGTTGGTATACTGTACAATATTCCAGTGATGACTGTGATATGGGTGGCTAATAGAGAGAATCCTCTGTATGATGCAAATGGAACATTGCTTATTTCAGAAGATGGAAATCTTGTGATCTCTGACGGGAAAAAGCAGATAATATGGTCATCAAATGTTTCGAATTCGATCCTTAATTCAAGTGCTCAGCTCTTGGATACAGGGAATCTGGTGTTACTAGATAACTCGAATGGTAAAATTGTTTGGGAGAGTTTCCTGCATGCTTCCAATTCTTTTATCGcgaatatgaaaatttttactGATTTAACTAcgcaaaagaaaaatattttgacttCTTGGAGAAGCCCTTCTGATCCAGCGCCTGGCCGATTCACCTTGACAATTGAACCTCTAGAGATTCCTCAATGTTTCGTGTGGCAAGATAGCTTTACTTATTGGCGAGGCGGTCCCTGGGACGGTCAAGTTTTCATTGGAATATACGGGAACGCTTCTTTTAATCAGCGGGGACTCAAAGTTGAAGATGCTAATCCTAGAGCTCCATATGAGACCTTTGCGTCTTTAGATTCATCTATATTGTATTATGAACTGGATGCAACTGGGAATCTGTCGGAGAAGATTTGGGACAATAAAACGAGGGCTTGGATGGTAACTTGGGCCTCGATTCTGACGGAGTGTGATGTCTATGCAAAGTGTGGGCCTTTTGGAAGCTGTAATGCTCGGGAGGCACCGATATGCTCTTGTCTACCAGGGTTCGAACCGAAAAATGGCAGGGAATGGAATGCGGGAAATTGGACAAGTGGCTGCTTGAGAAGGGCTCCACTTGAGTGCGGGAAGAATTCTTCTGTGGGGGAAATGGGAAAAATAGATGGTTTTTTGAGGCTCGAATCGATGAAAGTGCCTGATCGTTTGAATTGGGTTCCTAGTTTTGAACCAGAGTGTCGGAGCCGATGCTTGAATAATTGTTCTTGTTTAGCTTATGCATATCGTGCCGGCATTGGGTGTATGCTGTGGGCAGAAAGCTTAATCGACGTGCAGAAGTTTCCTAGTGGTGGCACAGACCTGTACATTCGACTAGCAGATTCAGAATTAG GTAACAATAACAAGAAAGACCACAAAGCAATTATTGCAGCTGTAGTGGTCATAGTTTCCATAATTGTTCCTTTTTGTGCATACTTTCTGTGGAAGTATAGAG GAAGAAAGAAAAAAGCAAACCACGGTGCAGAAAGGGATCCACCCGACCCCTggtttttaaaagaaacaagACTCAAAGATAATGTGCATGGAGTTAAACTGGAGGAGTTGCCATTATTTAAATTCACAACGCTTGCGAATGCAACAGATAGCTTTGATATAAACAATAAGCTAGGACAGGGAGGCTTTGGTCCAGTCTACAAA GGGATGTTAGCAAATGGACAAGAAATAGCGGTTAAAAGGCTTGCGAGATCCTCCTGTCAAGGGGTGAAGGAGTTGATGAACGAGGTAATGGTGATCTCTAAGCTTCAGCACCGGAATCTTGTAAGACTGCTTGGTTGCTGTGTGGAGTGTGAAGAAAATATGCTTGTTTATGAATACATGCCCAATGGAAGCTTGGATGCATATCTCTTCG ACTCTCATAAACAAGGGTTTCTTGATTGGCGAAAAAGAGTGATTATTATCGAGGGAATTTGCCGAGGCCTTCTTTATCTACACAGAGACTCACGGTTAAAAATCATCCATCGAGACTTAAAAGCGAGCAACATCTTGTTGGATGAAGAGTTGAACCCGAAAATATCCGATTTCGGAATGGCTAGAATATTCGGAGAAAAAGAAGATCAAGCCAGTACAACGAGGGTCGTTGGAACATA TGGCTATATGGCTCCGGAGTACGCGGTACGCGGACGATTATCAGAGAAATCAGATGTCTTCAGCTTTGGAGTCCTGTTGCTAGAGATTATAAGTGGGAGAAGAAATGCTAGCTTTGAAAATGATGAGCAATCCCCGAGTCTCATAGGATAT GCGTGGAAATTATGGAATGAAGAAAAGATTGTGAATTTGGTGGACCCTTTAGTGAATGATTCTTCGCTAATGGAAAAAGAGATAGCAAGATATGCAAATGTAGGTCTATTGTGTGTCGAAGAGACTGCTAAAGATCGGCCAAATATATCTACAATCCTATCCATGCTGAGTAATGAGATTGCAGAGCTTCCTCATCCAAGGCAACCTGCGTTTACTTTGAGTCAAGAAACTGAACAGACGTCAATCAAATGTTCTTCAAATGATATCACCTTGACCATGATCCAAGGCCGGTAG
- the LOC140959689 gene encoding G-type lectin S-receptor-like serine/threonine-protein kinase At1g11300 isoform X1, with product MGFELEAVFFLLISSCFFFKFSSAIDTISANQSIRDPETLVSSGQKFKLGFFSPVNSSYRYVGILYNIPVMTVIWVANRENPLYDANGTLLISEDGNLVISDGKKQIIWSSNVSNSILNSSAQLLDTGNLVLLDNSNGKIVWESFLHASNSFIANMKIFTDLTTQKKNILTSWRSPSDPAPGRFTLTIEPLEIPQCFVWQDSFTYWRGGPWDGQVFIGIYGNASFNQRGLKVEDANPRAPYETFASLDSSILYYELDATGNLSEKIWDNKTRAWMVTWASILTECDVYAKCGPFGSCNAREAPICSCLPGFEPKNGREWNAGNWTSGCLRRAPLECGKNSSVGEMGKIDGFLRLESMKVPDRLNWVPSFEPECRSRCLNNCSCLAYAYRAGIGCMLWAESLIDVQKFPSGGTDLYIRLADSELGNNNKKDHKAIIAAVVVIVSIIVPFCAYFLWKYRAGRKKKANHGAERDPPDPWFLKETRLKDNVHGVKLEELPLFKFTTLANATDSFDINNKLGQGGFGPVYKGMLANGQEIAVKRLARSSCQGVKELMNEVMVISKLQHRNLVRLLGCCVECEENMLVYEYMPNGSLDAYLFDSHKQGFLDWRKRVIIIEGICRGLLYLHRDSRLKIIHRDLKASNILLDEELNPKISDFGMARIFGEKEDQASTTRVVGTYGYMAPEYAVRGRLSEKSDVFSFGVLLLEIISGRRNASFENDEQSPSLIGYAWKLWNEEKIVNLVDPLVNDSSLMEKEIARYANVGLLCVEETAKDRPNISTILSMLSNEIAELPHPRQPAFTLSQETEQTSIKCSSNDITLTMIQGR from the exons ATGGGTTTCGAGCTTGAAGCAGTGTTCTTCTTGTTAATATCTTCTtgtttctttttcaaatttagTTCTGCAATTGATACCATAAGTGCCAACCAATCCATTCGAGACCCTGAAACTTTGGTTTCAAGTGGGCAGAAATTCAAGTTGGGATTTTTCAGCCCAGTGAACAGTAGTTATCGATATGTTGGTATACTGTACAATATTCCAGTGATGACTGTGATATGGGTGGCTAATAGAGAGAATCCTCTGTATGATGCAAATGGAACATTGCTTATTTCAGAAGATGGAAATCTTGTGATCTCTGACGGGAAAAAGCAGATAATATGGTCATCAAATGTTTCGAATTCGATCCTTAATTCAAGTGCTCAGCTCTTGGATACAGGGAATCTGGTGTTACTAGATAACTCGAATGGTAAAATTGTTTGGGAGAGTTTCCTGCATGCTTCCAATTCTTTTATCGcgaatatgaaaatttttactGATTTAACTAcgcaaaagaaaaatattttgacttCTTGGAGAAGCCCTTCTGATCCAGCGCCTGGCCGATTCACCTTGACAATTGAACCTCTAGAGATTCCTCAATGTTTCGTGTGGCAAGATAGCTTTACTTATTGGCGAGGCGGTCCCTGGGACGGTCAAGTTTTCATTGGAATATACGGGAACGCTTCTTTTAATCAGCGGGGACTCAAAGTTGAAGATGCTAATCCTAGAGCTCCATATGAGACCTTTGCGTCTTTAGATTCATCTATATTGTATTATGAACTGGATGCAACTGGGAATCTGTCGGAGAAGATTTGGGACAATAAAACGAGGGCTTGGATGGTAACTTGGGCCTCGATTCTGACGGAGTGTGATGTCTATGCAAAGTGTGGGCCTTTTGGAAGCTGTAATGCTCGGGAGGCACCGATATGCTCTTGTCTACCAGGGTTCGAACCGAAAAATGGCAGGGAATGGAATGCGGGAAATTGGACAAGTGGCTGCTTGAGAAGGGCTCCACTTGAGTGCGGGAAGAATTCTTCTGTGGGGGAAATGGGAAAAATAGATGGTTTTTTGAGGCTCGAATCGATGAAAGTGCCTGATCGTTTGAATTGGGTTCCTAGTTTTGAACCAGAGTGTCGGAGCCGATGCTTGAATAATTGTTCTTGTTTAGCTTATGCATATCGTGCCGGCATTGGGTGTATGCTGTGGGCAGAAAGCTTAATCGACGTGCAGAAGTTTCCTAGTGGTGGCACAGACCTGTACATTCGACTAGCAGATTCAGAATTAG GTAACAATAACAAGAAAGACCACAAAGCAATTATTGCAGCTGTAGTGGTCATAGTTTCCATAATTGTTCCTTTTTGTGCATACTTTCTGTGGAAGTATAGAG CAGGAAGAAAGAAAAAAGCAAACCACGGTGCAGAAAGGGATCCACCCGACCCCTggtttttaaaagaaacaagACTCAAAGATAATGTGCATGGAGTTAAACTGGAGGAGTTGCCATTATTTAAATTCACAACGCTTGCGAATGCAACAGATAGCTTTGATATAAACAATAAGCTAGGACAGGGAGGCTTTGGTCCAGTCTACAAA GGGATGTTAGCAAATGGACAAGAAATAGCGGTTAAAAGGCTTGCGAGATCCTCCTGTCAAGGGGTGAAGGAGTTGATGAACGAGGTAATGGTGATCTCTAAGCTTCAGCACCGGAATCTTGTAAGACTGCTTGGTTGCTGTGTGGAGTGTGAAGAAAATATGCTTGTTTATGAATACATGCCCAATGGAAGCTTGGATGCATATCTCTTCG ACTCTCATAAACAAGGGTTTCTTGATTGGCGAAAAAGAGTGATTATTATCGAGGGAATTTGCCGAGGCCTTCTTTATCTACACAGAGACTCACGGTTAAAAATCATCCATCGAGACTTAAAAGCGAGCAACATCTTGTTGGATGAAGAGTTGAACCCGAAAATATCCGATTTCGGAATGGCTAGAATATTCGGAGAAAAAGAAGATCAAGCCAGTACAACGAGGGTCGTTGGAACATA TGGCTATATGGCTCCGGAGTACGCGGTACGCGGACGATTATCAGAGAAATCAGATGTCTTCAGCTTTGGAGTCCTGTTGCTAGAGATTATAAGTGGGAGAAGAAATGCTAGCTTTGAAAATGATGAGCAATCCCCGAGTCTCATAGGATAT GCGTGGAAATTATGGAATGAAGAAAAGATTGTGAATTTGGTGGACCCTTTAGTGAATGATTCTTCGCTAATGGAAAAAGAGATAGCAAGATATGCAAATGTAGGTCTATTGTGTGTCGAAGAGACTGCTAAAGATCGGCCAAATATATCTACAATCCTATCCATGCTGAGTAATGAGATTGCAGAGCTTCCTCATCCAAGGCAACCTGCGTTTACTTTGAGTCAAGAAACTGAACAGACGTCAATCAAATGTTCTTCAAATGATATCACCTTGACCATGATCCAAGGCCGGTAG
- the LOC140959688 gene encoding G-type lectin S-receptor-like serine/threonine-protein kinase At1g11330 isoform X2, producing the protein MGFILQKFKLGFFTPVNSTYRYVGIMYNIPVMTVIWVANRENPLNDAKGTLLISGDGNLVILDGQKQILWSSNVSNLILNSSAQLLDTGNLVLQDNSKGTIVWESFLDASDSFIENLEIYTDLTTNKKNVVTSWRSPSDPAPGRFTFTIEPLEIPQCFVWLDSSPYWRSGPWDGQVFIGIPEMKSFHRRGIKVVNGNPGTAYMAFTSYNSSLLYYELNASGNLEEKMRDDQTGDWKVSWSSIRTECNVYGKCGPFGSCNALKRPICSCMPGFEPKNNKEWSAGNWTSGCSRRALLECGKNSAVGEMGGKDGFLRLETVKVPDHLRWIPTLDPDCRMRCLNNCSCLAYAYHAGIGCMLWTESLIDVQKFPTGGADLYIRLADSELAFRSAIDELKKVLDHKAIAVATVIPVLIIVPLCAYFLWKCRAGSKQNTIRGSERYPAISWYSKDTRLKDNVHGVKLEEFQLLDFETLSNATYSFNISNKLGQGGFGPVYKGILANGQEIAVKRLSRSSSQGVEELINEVEVISKLQHRNLVRLLGCCVEGEENMLVYEYMPNGSLDAYLFESHKQGFLDWRQRVIIIEGICRGLLYLHRDSRLRIIHRDLKASNILLDEDLNPKISDFGIARIFGGKEDQANTARVVGTYGYMAPEYAVHGRFSEKSDVFSFGVLLLEIISGSRNACFENDEQSPSLIGYAWKLWNEEKIVNLMDPLIHDSRMEKEILRYANVGLLCVEEIAKDRPNISTVLSMLSKEIVDLPHPMQPAFTLNLRYPEAYKPSIKCSSNDVTLTIIEGR; encoded by the exons ATGGGCTTCATACTTCAA AAATTCAAATTGGGTTTCTTCACCCCAGTTAATAGCACTTACCGATATGTTGGTATAATGTACAATATACCTGTGATGACTGTGATATGGGTGGCTAATAGAGAGAATCCTCTGAATGATGCAAAGGGAACGTTGCTTATTTCAGGAGATGGAAATCTTGTGATCTTGGACGGGCAAAAGCAGATACTATGGTCATCAAATGTTTCGAATTTGATCCTGAATTCAAGTGCTCAGCTCTTGGATACAGGGAACCTGGTTTTACAAGATAACTCAAAAGGAACAATTGTTTGGGAAAGTTTCCTAGATGCTTCCGATTCATTTATTGAGAATCTGGAAATTTATACTGATTTAACTACAAATAAGAAAAACGTAGTGACCTCATGGAGAAGCCCTTCTGATCCAGCGCCTGGCCGATTCACCTTTACAATTGAACCTCTTGAGATTCCTCAATGTTTCGTGTGGCTAGACAGCTCTCCTTATTGGCGAAGCGGTCCCTGGGACGGTCAAGTTTTCATCGGGATACCGGAGATGAAATCTTTTCATCGGCGTGGAATCAAAGTTGTAAATGGTAATCCTGGAACTGCATATATGGCCTTCACGTCTTATAATTCATCTCTACTGTATTATGAATTGAATGCATCTGGGAATTTAGAGGAGAAGATGAGGGATGATCAAACAGGAGATTGGAAAGTATCATGGTCCTCGATTCGGACTGAGTGTAATGTATATGGTAAATGTGGGCCATTTGGAAGCTGTAATGCTCTGAAGAGACCGATATGCTCATGTATGCCTGGATTTGAACCAAAAAACAACAAGGAATGGAGTGCAGGAAATTGGACAAGTGGTTGCTCGAGAAGGGCTCTGCTCGAGTGTGGGAAGAACTCTGCTGTGGGTGAAATGGGGGGGAAAGATGGGTTTTTGAGACTGGAAACAGTGAAAGTTCCTGATCATTTGAGGTGGATTCCTACTTTAGATCCAGATTGTAGGATGCGATGCTTGAATAATTGTTCTTGTTTAGCTTATGCATATCATGCAGGCATTGGGTGTATGCTGTGGACTGAAAGCTTAATCGACGTGCAGAAGTTTCCTACTGGTGGCGCAGACTTGTATATTAGATTGGCAGATTCAGAATTAG CTTTTAGATCAGCAATAGATGAACTCAAAAAAGTTCTTGACCACAAAGCAATTGCTGTAGCTACAGTAATTCCAGTTTTGATAATTGTTCCCTTATGTGCATACTTTCTGTGGAAGTGTAGAG CTGGAAGCAAGCAAAACACTATCCGAGGTTCGGAAAGGTATCCAGCCATCTCCTGGTATTCAAAAGATACCAGGCTCAAAGATAATGTGCACGGAGTTAAACTGGAGGAGTTTCAATTGCTTGACTTTGAGACGCTCTCAAATGCAACATACAGCTTTAATATAAGCAATAAATTAGGACAGGGAGGCTTTGGTCCAGTGTACAAG GGGATTTTAGCAAATGGACAAGAAATAGCAGTTAAAAGGCTTTCAAGATCCTCCAGTCAAGGAGTGGAGGAGTTGATAAATGAGGTTGAGGTGATCTCTAAGCTTCAGCATCGGAATCTTGTAAGACTGCTTGGTTGCTGTGTGGAGGGTGAAGAAAATATGCTTGTTTATGAATACATGCCCAATGGGAGCTTGGATGCGTATCTCTTTG AATCACATAAACAAGGGTTTCTTGATTGGCGACAACGAGTGATCATTATTGAGGGAATTTGTCGAGGTCTTCTTTATCTTCATCGAGACTCAAGGTTAAGAATAATTCATAGAGATCTAAAAGCTAGTAACATCTTACTGGATGAAGATTTGAATCCGAAAATATCTGATTTCGGAATAGCAAGAATTTTCGGAGGAAAAGAAGATCAAGCCAATACAGCAAGAGTTGTTGGAACATA TGGCTATATGGCCCCAGAATATGCAGTACATGGAAGATTCTCAGAAAAATCCGACGTCTTTAGCTTTGGAGTCCTGTTGCTAGAGATTATAAGTGGAAGCAGAAATGCTTGCTTCGAGAATGATGAGCAATCCCCGAGTCTCATAGGATAT GCGTGGAAATTGTGGAATGAAGAAAAGATTGTCAATTTGATGGACCCTTTAATACATGATTCACGAATGGAAAAGGAGATATTGAGATATGCAAATGTAGGACTATTGTGTGTTGAAGAGATTGCTAAAGATAGGCCAAATATTTCTACTGTTTTATCGATGCTTAGTAAGGAGATAGTAGACCTTCCTCATCCAATGCAACCTGCATTTactttgaatctaaggtatccaGAAGCTTATAAGCCTTCAATCAAATGTTCTTCAAATGATGTCACCTTGACTATAATCGAAGGCCGGTAG